One part of the Nitrospiria bacterium genome encodes these proteins:
- a CDS encoding FTR1 family protein: protein MLGTFIITWRETIEAALIVGILLTYLNKIGQSKQFRFVYWGALWAVLASLIFAGMSDYLSVFFKDIGEDIFEAAILFLATGVLTHMVIWMHHNAREIKGALQHEAELAISKNRLWALATLAFVGVFREGMETVLFLWGFFLQGGGITSVAPPVMGGLLGVGLGVLMTWLFFKGFGHLDLRPFFRVSGFILLFMAAGMLSSGIGKLVSVGLVPPLMEPIWNTSWFLSERSLLGSLVAGIFGYRSSPSLIQALFYLFYFPITLIWLRRQRHDLAQ, encoded by the coding sequence ATGCTTGGAACGTTTATCATTACATGGAGAGAAACCATCGAGGCCGCCCTGATCGTGGGTATTTTGTTAACCTACCTGAACAAGATCGGCCAGTCCAAACAGTTTCGCTTTGTGTATTGGGGCGCGCTCTGGGCGGTTTTGGCCAGCCTGATCTTCGCGGGAATGTCCGATTACCTGTCCGTGTTCTTCAAGGACATCGGCGAGGATATATTTGAAGCGGCCATCCTGTTCCTCGCGACCGGCGTTTTGACTCACATGGTGATCTGGATGCATCACAACGCCCGGGAGATCAAAGGGGCGCTTCAACACGAGGCGGAACTGGCGATTTCCAAGAACCGGCTGTGGGCCCTGGCCACGTTGGCTTTTGTGGGTGTGTTTCGTGAAGGCATGGAGACGGTCCTTTTTCTCTGGGGTTTCTTCTTGCAAGGAGGAGGGATAACTTCGGTCGCCCCTCCGGTGATGGGCGGACTTCTGGGGGTCGGGCTCGGCGTCCTGATGACCTGGCTCTTTTTCAAGGGCTTCGGCCACCTCGACCTGAGACCGTTTTTCCGGGTGAGCGGGTTCATCCTCCTTTTTATGGCGGCCGGCATGCTCTCCTCGGGAATCGGAAAGCTGGTCTCGGTGGGACTGGTTCCTCCGTTGATGGAACCGATCTGGAACACTTCCTGGTTTTTGAGCGAGCGTTCGCTTTTGGGGTCTCTGGTCGCGGGTATTTTTGGGTATCGTTCCAGCCCTTCGCTGATCCAGGCCCTCTTCTATCTCTTTTACTTTCCCATCACCCTGATTTGGCTCCGGCGGCAACGCCACGATCTGGCACAGTAA
- a CDS encoding FAD:protein FMN transferase, translating into MKRIHMGTPWEIRAHGTPPDERRAVEAADQEIERVESLLSRFRPGSEISRINRCNGPCRIRINPEVGRVIAEALRYAVLTEGAFDPTAGALSRLWGFGPEGPRTVPPDEERIQATIERLGYRQVCIDEVRFELTLRRPGMEIDLGGMGKGYAVDRAVAVLKENGINRAWVSCGSTAFALGPSKHHDAWRVGIRDPSGSGRIIQTVQIRDRAIATSGAYEQFFNYEGRRYGHICDPRTGYPAAGSAGVTVIAPTATEADALSTAAFVLGARSGRALLDLQEEVEACFFEVRAGSFSIKTTRNWKRVCSGGLNRRRFLVGLMAAAGLLVLKPPAVSGTVYLTDEEALRLMMPEGREFKKETVTLTDPQAAEISQRLEKRIEENVYTFYRGTGSDSAVTIGYAVVLNVIGKERPITFMVGVDPQGRLIGIEVLTYRESRGSEIRSKRFINQFIGKTLDAPLKLGRDIDGISGATLSSRSTAYAVKKALALAHVVYGIHAESSP; encoded by the coding sequence TTGAAACGGATTCATATGGGAACCCCTTGGGAGATCAGGGCCCATGGAACTCCCCCCGATGAGCGTCGGGCGGTCGAGGCGGCCGATCAGGAGATCGAGAGGGTTGAATCGCTCCTGTCCCGCTTCCGACCCGGCAGCGAAATCTCCCGGATCAACCGCTGCAACGGCCCGTGCAGAATAAGGATCAATCCCGAGGTCGGCCGGGTCATCGCCGAGGCGTTGCGGTATGCCGTCTTGACGGAAGGGGCCTTCGATCCGACGGCCGGAGCGCTGAGCCGGCTGTGGGGATTCGGACCGGAAGGGCCGCGTACGGTTCCGCCCGACGAGGAACGGATTCAGGCGACGATCGAGCGTCTCGGTTATCGGCAGGTCTGTATCGACGAAGTCCGTTTTGAATTGACTCTCCGTCGACCCGGGATGGAAATCGACCTGGGCGGGATGGGAAAAGGTTATGCGGTGGACCGGGCCGTCGCCGTCCTGAAAGAAAACGGGATCAACCGTGCATGGGTCAGCTGCGGGAGCACGGCCTTTGCCTTGGGCCCTTCAAAACATCACGATGCCTGGAGGGTCGGAATCCGGGATCCGAGCGGTTCCGGCAGGATCATCCAGACCGTTCAAATACGTGATCGGGCCATTGCAACCTCCGGGGCCTATGAACAGTTCTTCAACTACGAAGGAAGACGGTACGGCCACATCTGCGATCCGCGCACAGGCTACCCTGCAGCCGGATCGGCCGGCGTCACCGTGATCGCGCCCACGGCGACCGAGGCCGACGCGTTATCAACGGCCGCTTTTGTCTTGGGAGCCCGATCCGGAAGGGCCCTGCTGGATTTGCAGGAGGAAGTAGAAGCCTGCTTCTTTGAAGTCCGGGCCGGGAGCTTTTCGATTAAGACCACCCGGAATTGGAAACGGGTTTGCTCGGGAGGATTGAACCGGCGACGGTTTCTCGTCGGCTTGATGGCCGCGGCGGGACTTCTGGTTCTGAAACCGCCCGCCGTGTCCGGAACGGTCTACCTGACGGACGAAGAAGCCCTTCGCCTGATGATGCCGGAAGGCCGGGAGTTTAAGAAGGAAACGGTGACCCTCACCGATCCACAGGCGGCCGAAATCAGCCAGCGGCTGGAAAAACGGATCGAGGAGAATGTTTACACGTTCTATCGAGGGACCGGTTCGGATTCCGCGGTGACGATCGGGTACGCGGTCGTCCTCAACGTCATCGGAAAGGAGAGGCCGATCACCTTCATGGTCGGGGTCGATCCTCAAGGCCGGCTCATCGGGATCGAGGTCCTGACCTACCGTGAATCGCGCGGCTCGGAGATCCGGTCCAAACGTTTCATCAATCAATTTATCGGAAAGACCCTGGACGCGCCTTTGAAGCTGGGCCGGGACATTGACGGCATCAGCGGCGCGACTCTTTCCTCCCGCTCCACGGCCTACGCGGTGAAAAAAGCCCTGGCCCTCGCTCACGTTGTTTATGGCATCCACGCGGAGAGTTCCCCATGA
- a CDS encoding cupredoxin domain-containing protein, producing the protein MKRIGWIWVAGLILIGAGPAWPDAKKSDGDLRRITVRLQEYHFEPAEIRLKVGEEVELTLINDGTVMHEFITEALQTLTVDVENNGIITGTLGVTELEIPPKARAVLRFTPEKPGEFSIACHAKAPKDHYQEGMRGRLQIR; encoded by the coding sequence ATGAAGCGAATCGGATGGATCTGGGTCGCGGGACTGATTCTGATCGGGGCCGGGCCGGCATGGCCGGACGCGAAAAAATCCGACGGAGACCTCCGGCGAATCACGGTCCGGCTTCAGGAATATCATTTCGAACCGGCCGAGATCCGGCTGAAGGTCGGCGAGGAGGTTGAGCTCACCCTGATCAATGACGGAACGGTCATGCACGAGTTTATTACCGAGGCGCTGCAGACGCTGACCGTGGATGTGGAAAACAACGGGATTATCACCGGCACGCTCGGCGTGACCGAGCTTGAGATTCCTCCCAAGGCCCGCGCCGTGCTTCGTTTTACCCCGGAGAAACCGGGAGAGTTTTCTATCGCCTGCCATGCCAAAGCACCGAAGGATCACTATCAAGAAGGAATGAGAGGGCGTCTTCAGATCCGGTGA
- a CDS encoding cupredoxin domain-containing protein, producing the protein MKSFLKKLAAVVLALGWALLGSGLAQQPWQTVEIKAEEYSFTPRRIEAKANRPLELVIENEGHEPHQFRSELLKDQMVEVEIGQNTVRGRNIEVVDVAPGKTARIKLLSPPAGEFDFQCRIPSHHGMDGMILIEADP; encoded by the coding sequence ATGAAATCGTTCTTGAAAAAATTGGCGGCCGTTGTGCTCGCATTGGGGTGGGCACTGCTCGGATCAGGTTTGGCCCAGCAACCCTGGCAAACGGTCGAGATTAAGGCGGAAGAGTACAGCTTTACTCCCCGTCGGATTGAGGCCAAGGCGAATCGACCCCTCGAACTGGTGATCGAGAACGAAGGCCACGAACCTCATCAGTTCCGGTCCGAGCTTCTCAAGGATCAGATGGTCGAGGTCGAAATCGGTCAAAACACGGTCCGGGGCCGCAATATCGAGGTGGTCGACGTCGCCCCCGGCAAGACGGCCCGGATCAAACTCCTTTCCCCGCCCGCGGGAGAGTTTGACTTCCAGTGCCGCATTCCCAGTCATCATGGAATGGACGGGATGATCCTGATCGAGGCTGATCCATAA
- a CDS encoding class I SAM-dependent rRNA methyltransferase: MSPLPILVIKAHAVKRLKTGHPWIFSNELTRLPKELEPGQAVDIQNHRGEWIGRGYFNPRSLIAVRLLNRERTEINEDFLEQKISQAQALRGQWLGGEEACRVVYGEADGLPGLIIDRYGPVWVVQFLTAGMDRLTEPVLRILIKRFRPAAVVARNDTASRALEGLVQDKRLLYGALPSPLVIRKNDLSFEVDVWEGQKTGFFLDQSENYRCLDGMVRGARVLDAFCYTGAWGLHAARYGAGEVIGLDSSEKAVSEAQANARRNGLASASTYLQEDVFDGLRRLYKAKKRFDCVILDPPAFAKSRQKVKEAVRGYKEINRLAMMLLSPGGVLVTCSCSHLIGQSLFREILVSAAADAERSFYITAWRTQGRDHPIDLAIPETQYLKCVFLQAK, from the coding sequence ATGTCACCGCTCCCCATCCTCGTAATCAAAGCCCATGCCGTTAAGCGATTGAAGACCGGCCATCCCTGGATTTTTTCGAATGAATTGACCCGGCTGCCGAAGGAACTGGAACCCGGGCAAGCGGTGGATATCCAAAACCATCGTGGAGAATGGATCGGCCGCGGGTACTTCAACCCCCGATCGCTCATCGCGGTCCGGCTCTTGAATCGGGAGCGGACGGAGATCAACGAGGATTTCCTGGAACAAAAAATATCTCAGGCGCAGGCGCTCCGCGGCCAGTGGCTCGGCGGCGAAGAAGCCTGCCGGGTCGTCTACGGGGAGGCCGACGGCCTCCCGGGCTTGATCATCGACCGATACGGTCCCGTCTGGGTGGTCCAGTTCCTGACCGCCGGGATGGACCGTTTGACCGAGCCGGTGCTTCGGATCTTGATCAAACGGTTTCGGCCGGCCGCCGTGGTGGCGCGCAACGACACCGCAAGCCGGGCGCTCGAAGGCCTTGTCCAAGATAAACGGCTTCTCTACGGGGCGCTACCGTCCCCTCTCGTCATACGGAAAAACGACCTTTCGTTTGAGGTGGATGTCTGGGAAGGGCAGAAGACCGGTTTCTTTCTGGATCAATCCGAGAATTACCGTTGCCTCGATGGGATGGTACGAGGCGCACGCGTGCTGGATGCCTTCTGTTACACCGGCGCATGGGGACTCCATGCCGCACGGTACGGCGCAGGAGAGGTGATCGGTCTGGACAGTTCGGAAAAGGCCGTCTCTGAGGCTCAGGCCAACGCCCGACGAAACGGCCTGGCCTCCGCCAGCACGTATCTTCAAGAGGACGTTTTTGACGGGCTCCGTCGGCTATACAAAGCGAAGAAGCGCTTCGATTGTGTCATCCTTGATCCGCCGGCCTTCGCCAAAAGCCGTCAAAAAGTCAAGGAAGCCGTGCGTGGATACAAAGAAATCAACCGGCTGGCGATGATGCTGCTGTCGCCGGGCGGGGTTCTGGTAACCTGTTCCTGTTCGCATTTGATCGGCCAATCCTTGTTTCGAGAGATTCTCGTTTCGGCCGCCGCCGATGCCGAACGATCCTTTTATATCACGGCCTGGCGCACCCAGGGCCGGGACCATCCGATCGATCTGGCCATTCCGGAGACGCAATATTTGAAATGCGTTTTCCTTCAAGCCAAATAA
- a CDS encoding O-methyltransferase → MDILHPDLESYLMRLLPTRDEVLSEMERSAEKMRFPIVGPLVGRVLSQMARMIGAGRVFEFGSGFGYSAYWFLKGMDGRGQVVYTDDEEENVRLARDFFKRAGLLSRLQIEVGDALEIIDRQHGSFDIILIDCEKARYPAAFEKAVPRIRKGGLLIADNVLWSGSVVKPSEEPSTLGIQTFNRLISTDPQLFTTILPLRDGVSISLKL, encoded by the coding sequence ATGGACATCCTCCATCCGGACCTTGAGAGCTATCTGATGCGACTCCTTCCGACTCGGGATGAGGTCCTGTCGGAGATGGAGCGGTCCGCCGAGAAGATGCGGTTTCCCATCGTCGGACCGCTGGTCGGGAGGGTTCTGAGCCAGATGGCCCGCATGATCGGCGCCGGGCGGGTGTTCGAATTTGGCTCCGGGTTCGGGTACTCGGCCTACTGGTTTTTAAAGGGGATGGACGGCCGGGGTCAGGTCGTTTACACGGATGACGAAGAAGAAAACGTACGCCTGGCCCGCGATTTCTTTAAACGAGCCGGGCTGCTCTCCCGCCTTCAGATCGAGGTGGGGGACGCCCTGGAGATCATCGATCGTCAACACGGTTCGTTCGATATCATCCTGATCGATTGCGAAAAGGCCCGTTACCCCGCGGCGTTTGAAAAGGCCGTGCCGCGAATTCGAAAAGGCGGCTTGCTGATCGCGGACAACGTGCTCTGGTCCGGTTCGGTCGTCAAGCCATCGGAAGAGCCGTCAACCCTCGGGATCCAAACCTTCAACCGACTCATTTCCACGGACCCGCAACTCTTCACGACGATCCTCCCGCTGCGCGACGGAGTTTCGATCAGCCTGAAACTCTAA
- a CDS encoding DUF4202 domain-containing protein, whose protein sequence is MKTQTLLEKALKEFDRINRQDPRRQRFGGKSHPRELIFAKTVYACVERLDVSASEAVRLAARSHTLRRWEIPRDRYRMDVGGYHQWRAATAAHAADVADEILKRVGFSDAVIREVKRIINGHRHPSDPDTQLLEDADVLAFLEIKLKDYLARWDEAKVRRILEGTWTKMSTAARQMALAMPLDPRVRTLMTGLNPNSDRNPRP, encoded by the coding sequence ATGAAGACGCAGACACTTCTTGAAAAAGCCCTAAAAGAATTCGACCGGATCAACCGTCAGGATCCCCGGCGGCAGCGGTTCGGCGGGAAGTCACATCCTCGCGAACTTATCTTTGCCAAGACGGTTTATGCCTGTGTCGAACGGCTCGATGTCTCCGCATCCGAAGCGGTGCGCCTGGCGGCGCGTTCGCACACCTTAAGGCGTTGGGAGATTCCCCGCGACCGGTATCGCATGGACGTCGGCGGGTATCATCAATGGCGTGCGGCGACGGCGGCTCATGCGGCCGATGTCGCGGACGAGATCTTAAAGCGGGTCGGTTTTTCGGACGCGGTCATACGGGAGGTCAAGCGGATCATAAACGGACATCGCCATCCGAGCGATCCGGACACGCAACTCCTGGAGGATGCTGATGTACTTGCCTTTCTTGAGATCAAACTGAAGGATTATCTGGCCCGATGGGATGAGGCGAAGGTCCGTCGGATCCTGGAAGGCACCTGGACTAAAATGAGCACGGCCGCCCGTCAAATGGCCCTGGCGATGCCGCTGGATCCGCGGGTTCGGACCCTGATGACGGGTTTGAATCCGAATAGCGATCGCAATCCCCGGCCGTGA
- a CDS encoding HD domain-containing protein, which produces MYKGSLYEGHALIADPIHEYITFTVPYPDAPPEITEKHLIDSPWMQRLRYIYQLQSARWVYPSAEHSRFQHSIGAMHVAGRFARHLHASLTEIVPDCPSENFIEELLRVTALVHDIGHGPFGHFFDDNFLAQFGITHEVLGQHIIREELGSLIRKIRRSPSGPFGRGEEINPDHVAFLILKDPQKNSAKYPRWLVFLQPILGGIYTADNMDYVLRDSYMCGVAVGPVDIRRLIHYTFFTGKGLTLHKTGLSALQMFLNTRLYLYSNVYYHRTTRAIDLHLRDIFHDTIQRIFPHHPVKDRSEYLQLTEWSLLEEIRRWKRSSDPKKRKLYDEWQLIFHRDVKWKMAYDITLPTRGGERGRTFLDQETVERRIREQLPAALRKLPFKVDMANQDPRPLNPLSMGEFQIYVYDPSTKNVSKEILREYFDFIPAKIVQCRIFTLNHDHDAELARAAERVLGTESPSSTTNL; this is translated from the coding sequence ATGTATAAGGGCTCCCTGTACGAAGGCCACGCGCTGATCGCCGATCCCATCCATGAGTACATCACGTTTACGGTTCCCTATCCGGATGCGCCGCCGGAAATCACCGAGAAACACCTTATCGACTCTCCGTGGATGCAAAGGCTCCGGTATATCTACCAGCTCCAAAGCGCCCGCTGGGTCTATCCTTCCGCCGAGCACAGCCGGTTCCAGCATTCGATCGGCGCGATGCATGTCGCCGGGCGGTTCGCCCGCCACCTCCATGCCTCGTTGACCGAGATCGTTCCGGACTGCCCGTCGGAGAATTTCATCGAGGAGCTGCTCCGTGTCACGGCCCTCGTTCACGACATCGGCCACGGTCCTTTCGGCCATTTCTTCGACGACAATTTCCTGGCCCAATTCGGGATCACGCACGAGGTTCTGGGGCAGCATATCATCCGGGAGGAACTGGGAAGCCTGATCCGAAAGATTCGACGCAGCCCCTCCGGGCCGTTCGGGCGCGGGGAGGAGATCAATCCGGACCATGTTGCCTTTCTGATCCTCAAGGATCCGCAAAAGAACAGCGCCAAGTATCCCCGCTGGCTGGTATTCCTCCAGCCGATCCTGGGGGGAATCTATACGGCCGACAACATGGACTACGTCCTCCGGGATTCGTACATGTGCGGCGTGGCGGTCGGTCCCGTCGACATCCGGCGGCTGATCCACTACACCTTTTTCACGGGCAAGGGCCTCACCCTTCACAAGACGGGGCTCTCGGCCCTTCAGATGTTTTTGAACACACGGCTGTACCTCTATTCGAACGTGTATTACCACCGGACGACGCGGGCGATCGATCTGCACCTGCGCGACATCTTCCACGATACGATCCAGAGAATCTTCCCCCATCATCCGGTCAAGGATCGCTCGGAATACCTTCAACTGACCGAGTGGTCGCTGCTGGAGGAAATCCGCCGGTGGAAGCGGTCTTCCGACCCCAAAAAACGGAAACTGTACGACGAATGGCAGCTCATCTTCCACCGGGATGTGAAGTGGAAGATGGCCTACGACATCACCCTCCCCACCCGCGGCGGCGAGCGCGGGAGGACCTTTCTCGATCAGGAGACGGTGGAGCGGAGAATCCGCGAGCAACTCCCGGCGGCCTTAAGGAAACTGCCGTTCAAAGTCGACATGGCCAACCAGGATCCGAGGCCGCTCAATCCCCTGAGCATGGGGGAGTTCCAGATATATGTTTACGATCCTTCCACGAAAAACGTATCGAAGGAGATCCTGCGGGAGTATTTTGATTTCATTCCGGCCAAGATCGTCCAGTGCCGGATCTTTACGCTGAATCATGATCACGACGCCGAGTTGGCCCGGGCCGCCGAACGCGTCCTGGGCACGGAGTCTCCCAGCAGCACGACCAATTTGTAA
- a CDS encoding DUF2062 domain-containing protein: MITISYWRDKIKSVLHLDDNPHRIAAAFSLGVFISCSPFIGLHIISAFFLAWVLRLNPLAVVLGTLLNNPWTFAPIFGAGLWIGVKIYGRHELLHPIHWQDLTIVNAIPQLEPYLKPFLLGTTLLGIITSLIAYPCAYYFIKEYRYLRHRAQETSHV; the protein is encoded by the coding sequence ATGATCACGATTTCCTACTGGCGCGACAAGATCAAGTCCGTTCTGCATCTGGATGACAACCCTCACCGGATCGCCGCCGCCTTCTCCTTGGGGGTATTTATCTCCTGTTCGCCGTTTATCGGGCTCCATATCATCAGCGCCTTCTTTCTCGCCTGGGTCCTCCGGCTGAATCCGCTCGCGGTCGTCCTCGGAACGCTGTTAAACAACCCCTGGACCTTTGCCCCGATCTTCGGGGCCGGCCTCTGGATCGGCGTCAAAATCTACGGGAGGCACGAGCTCCTGCATCCGATCCATTGGCAGGATCTCACCATCGTGAACGCCATTCCTCAACTCGAGCCTTACCTCAAGCCGTTTCTTCTCGGAACGACCTTGTTGGGCATCATCACGAGCCTGATTGCCTATCCCTGCGCCTATTACTTTATCAAGGAGTACCGTTATCTCCGCCACCGGGCGCAGGAGACCTCCCATGTATAA
- the thiL gene encoding thiamine-phosphate kinase: MNLSQLGEFGLLQRLFRRIPSPSRTVLIGPGDDAAVLRSSSRWDWVVTTDLLVETVDFDRSYSSYPQIGYKALAVNLSDIAAMGGRPVAFLVSLAVPGRTPVRAVDEIYQGMLTLARRYRVALIGGDVSAARQGLMINVMVLGTVEHGSAVTRSGAKFGDRIYVTGTLGDSRAGLEILKTKRRPNPSGMDSRLVRRHFFPDPRVEFGRLLCRRGWATAMIDLSDGLASDLRHLCEASGVGARIERDRLPVSAALAAYARRLNRSAADYALRGGEDFELLFTVNRTKAAATEAAAKRMALAVTPIGEIVSKGRGMTWVGKGNREIPLTVKGYEHFKHS, from the coding sequence ATGAATTTAAGTCAACTGGGGGAGTTCGGGCTGCTTCAACGCCTCTTTCGCCGGATTCCATCCCCTTCTCGAACCGTCTTAATCGGTCCGGGGGATGACGCGGCGGTTCTGCGGAGCTCATCCCGTTGGGATTGGGTCGTCACGACGGACCTGCTGGTGGAGACGGTCGATTTTGATCGATCCTACAGCTCTTATCCCCAGATCGGATACAAAGCGTTAGCCGTCAATCTCAGCGACATCGCCGCGATGGGCGGTCGGCCGGTCGCTTTTCTGGTCAGCCTGGCCGTTCCGGGCCGGACCCCGGTTCGGGCCGTGGACGAAATCTATCAAGGGATGCTGACCCTGGCCCGCCGGTATCGGGTCGCCCTGATCGGCGGAGATGTTTCCGCGGCCCGCCAAGGCCTCATGATCAATGTTATGGTTCTTGGGACGGTCGAGCACGGAAGCGCCGTGACCCGATCCGGGGCCAAGTTCGGCGACCGGATCTACGTCACCGGCACCTTGGGGGACTCCCGGGCGGGCCTGGAAATATTAAAGACGAAGAGGCGCCCGAATCCTTCCGGGATGGATTCCCGCCTGGTCCGTCGTCATTTTTTTCCCGACCCCCGTGTCGAGTTCGGCCGCCTGTTGTGCCGTCGGGGTTGGGCCACGGCGATGATAGACCTCTCGGACGGCCTGGCTTCCGACCTACGCCATCTTTGCGAAGCCAGCGGTGTGGGGGCCCGGATCGAACGGGACCGTTTGCCGGTTTCAGCCGCCTTGGCCGCCTATGCCCGCCGTTTGAATCGGTCCGCCGCGGACTACGCCCTGCGGGGCGGCGAGGATTTCGAGCTGCTTTTTACGGTGAACCGGACGAAGGCCGCGGCCACAGAGGCCGCGGCGAAGCGGATGGCCCTGGCGGTCACCCCGATCGGCGAGATCGTGTCCAAGGGGCGAGGGATGACCTGGGTTGGAAAGGGGAATCGCGAGATTCCTCTTACCGTGAAAGGCTACGAGCACTTTAAACATTCATGA